The Lycium ferocissimum isolate CSIRO_LF1 chromosome 1, AGI_CSIRO_Lferr_CH_V1, whole genome shotgun sequence genome includes a region encoding these proteins:
- the LOC132035229 gene encoding uncharacterized protein LOC132035229 → MGSSRQKDKNGNRSSTKGDSSDGTSARTRPLSFDEIMLRRKSKEEEKDTQNNFVEADSVSREADRPKKTTDCLEPEQYRYESLPSASRHTSEDSRKLGPTPTEDNIMADKFAGDKHGESRESEIKSKTSMNKYVSNERLAGSNTDKDCLVPRRKDQDFIDGSGNETSKRHSRDFARKEKSADKTDRRHDEGRKDKTLGKDGRQSYRKRKDMEMPSDALLNEAEKRHSRNHGRIDSYADRTKEKSESGRRKLQRDDEERNDAPLNEAEKRHSRNHGRVDSYADRTKEKSESARRKHRSDDEERNDALLNEAEKRHSRNHGQIDGYADRTKEKSESGRRKHRSDDEEKNDALLNEAEKRHSRNHGRRDSYADRTKEKSESGRRRSDDEERNRDKNADRKNSSVKSEITGRVEASRTHLEEERPKRRRSRSRENDRDRGRRSRSGSPRVRKHLSHDLRERGEFSSHSSKDKSGRSHYDLDKKISSNGSDSHSNRHEESTSGLGGYSPRKRKSEAAAKTPPPTTRSPERKAAGWDLPPASAGTSVTSPVPSTVKSSVQSVIPNTRQLPSVVPASSFTTKAAVLSYNYLSSSIHAIDSVQLTQATRPMRRLYVENLPNSASEKDILDWINNFLLSSGVNRIQGTQPCISCMIHKEKCQALLEFLTPEDASAALSFDGRSFSGSILKIRRPKDFVEVATGVPQKSVAVADRIDDTVENSPYKIFVGGISRTISSEMLMEIAKAFGPLKAYHFRISSDLNEPCSFLEYVDHSVTLKACAGLNGMKLGGKVLTVVQAIPDTALLDKDENTPLYRIPQHAKPLLEKHTEVLKLKNVVDANVLNSLSEAELEELLEDIRLECARFGSVKSINVVKQTQCSLTSDPAVTDTGSTLNEGNMEFAKEFDRNDPLWEVGGSHLPNSDDQKLEVGGSDLPNSDEPMETNKTEESERCVDGKTHISEPSKGDSQKAGGGDALAGGSHSDDRPSEELIKDDSSDPLPVDGSVSARGSNCQEYSEVTPGVPPNEKNTGMVLETKDENANPSPLERLETNNESTVKEAMKSEEDNGSLDGASEPGFSSKELDAPEKLEKKEENSVDEVLEPGCVLVEFRRAEAACMAAHCLHGRLFDDRIVAVEYVPVDLYQTKFSKQK, encoded by the exons ATGGGATCCAGTCGGCAAAAAGATAAGAATGGTAACCGTAGTTCAACAAAGGGTGACAGCAGTGATGGCACATCAGCTAGGACAAGACCTCTCagttttgatgaaattatgctTAGAAGGAAAAGTAAGGAAGAGGAAAAGGACACTCAGAACAATTTTGTAGAAGCTGACAGCGTATCACGTGAAGCAGACAGGCCTAAGAAGACCACTGATTGTTTGGAACCTGAGCAATACCGCTACGAGTCATTACCTAGTGCTTCCAGGCATACTTCGGAGGATTCTAGGAAGTTAGGGCCAACTCCAACAGAGGATAATATCATGGCTGATAAATTTGCAGGGGATAAACATGGCGAAAGTAGAGAATCAGAAATCAAATCAAAGACGTCAATGAATAAATATGTAAGCAATGAGAGATTAGCGGGTAGCAACACCGATAAAGATTGTCTTGTCCCGAGAAGAAAAGATCAGGATTTTATTGATGGTTCTGGAAATGAAACTAGTAAAAGACATTCAAGAGATTTTGCCCGGAAGGAGAAATCAGCAGATAAAACTGACAGAAGACACGATGAGGGAAGAAAAGACAAAACTCTTGGTAAGGATGGGAGACAGTCATACAGGAAAAGGAAAGATATGGAAATGCCAAGTGATGCTCTTCTGAATGAGGCTGAGAAAAGGCATTCAAGAAATCACGGACGGATAGATAGTTATGCTGACAGAACTAAAGAAAAGTCTGAATCAGGGAGAAGGAAGCTCCAAAGGGATGATGAGGAGAGAAATGATGCTCCTCTGAATGAGGCTGAGAAAAGGCATTCAAGGAATCACGGACGGGTAGATAGTTATGCTGACAGAACTAAAGAAAAGTCTGAATCAGCTAGAAGGAAGCACCGAAGTGATGATGAGGAGAGAAATGATGCTCTTCTGAATGAGGCTGAGAAAAGGCATTCAAGAAATCACGGACAGATAGATGGTTATGCTGACAGAACTAAAGAAAAGTCTGAATCAGGTAGAAGGAAGCACCGAAGTGATGACGAGGAGAAAAATGATGCTCTTCTGAATGAGGCTGAGAAAAGGCATTCAAGGAATCACGGAAGGAGAGATAGTTATGCTGACAGAACTAAAGAAAAGTCTGAATCGGGTAGAAGGAGAAGTGATGATGAGGAGAGAAACAGAGACAAGAATGCCGATAGAAAAAACAGTTCAGTGAAATCTGAAATTACTGGAAGGGTTGAAGCTTCTCGGACTCATCTAGAGGAAGAAAGACCAAAGAGAAGAAGGTCAAGAAGTCGAGAGAATGATAGAGATCGAGGTAGAAGGTCTCGTTCTGGTTCACCAAGAGTACGTAAGCATTTATCTCATGATCTCAGAGAGCGTGGTGAGTTTTCCTCACATTCTTCCAAAGATAAATCTGGAAGATCACATTATGATCTGGATAAAAAGATATCCAGCAATGGTTCAGATAGCCACTCGAACCGCCATGAAGAATCTACAAGTGGCCTTGGTGGCTATTCACCAAGAAAGAGGAAATCAGAGGCTGCTGCTAAAACTCCTCCCCCAACTACTCGCTCTCCGGAACGAAAAGCTGCTGGGTGGGATCTACCACCTGCATCAGCTGGAACCAGTGTTACTAGTCCTGTTCCTTCTACTGTTAAGTCTTCAGTGCAGTCTGTAATACCAAACACACGCCAGCTCCCTAGCGTGGTTCCTGCTAGTTCATTCACGACAAAGGCTGCCGTCCTGTCATATAATTACTTATCGTCATCTATACATGCAATTGATTCCGTCCAGCTGACACAAGCCACACGACCTATGAGAAGGCTTTATGTGGAGAACTTGCCAAACTCTGCCTCTGAGAAAGATATTCTGGACTGGATTAATAATTTCTTGCTGTCTTCAGGAGTTAATCGCATTCAAGGAACACAACCATGTATCAGCTGTATG ATACACAAGGAGAAGTGCCAAGCTCTTTTAGAATTTTTAACCCCCGAGGATGCTTCTGCTGCACTTTCTTTTGATGGCAGATCGTTCTCTggttctattcttaaaatcagACGCCCAAAAGACTTCGTCGAAGTGGCT ACTGGTGTTCCTCAGAAGTCAGTGGCTGTAGCTGATAGGATAGATGATACTGTAGAGAATTCTCCTTATAAG ATTTTTGttggtggaatttcaagaacTATTTCATCAGAGATG CTTATGGAGATTGCCAAAGCCTTTGGACCTTTGAAAGCCTACCATTTCAGGATAAGTTCAGATCTCAATGAACCTTGTTCATTTCTTGAG TATGTTGACCATTCAGTTACTCTTAAAGCTTGCGCTGGTCTTAATGGTATGAAGTTGGGTGGAAAAGTGTTAACTGTTGTTCAGGCTATCCCAGATACTGCTTTACTG GACAAAGATGAGAATACACCTTTATACCGGATTCCCCAGCATGCGAAGCCACTTTTGGAGAAGCACACGGAAGTACTAAAGCTGAAAAATGTG GTGGATGCAAATGTACTCAATTCTTTGTCTGAAGCAGAACTGGAAGAATTATTGGAAGACATCAGATTGGAGTGTGCCAG GTTTGGCTCTGTTAAATCAATTAATGTTGTAAAGCAAACTCAATGTTCTCTCACATCTGATCCTGCTGTTACGGATACTGGCTCTACGTTGAATGAGGGCAATATGGAGTTTGCTAAAGAGTTTGACAGAAATGATCCATTGTGGGAAGTTGGTGGGTCACACCTCCCCAACAGTGATGATCAGAAGTTGGAAGTTGGTGGGTCAGACCTCCCCAACAGTGATGAACCCATGGAAACCAATAAAACCGAGGAATCTGAAAGATGTGTTGATGGTAAAACGCATATATCAGAACCTTCAAAAGGTGATTCTCAAAAGGCTGGAGGTGGCGATGCTTTGGCTGGCGGCAGTCATTCCGATGATAGACCTTCTGAGGAGCTAATAAAAGATGACAGCTCTGACCCTCTACCTGTTGATGGTAGTGTGTCTGCTCGAGGGTCAAACTGCCAAGAATATTCTGAGGTTACCCCTGGAGTCCCTCCAAATGAAAAGAATACTGGTATGGTTTTGGAAACGAAAGATGAAAATGCTAATCCTAGTCCACTGGAGCGTCTTGAGACAAACAATGAATCAACAGTTAAGGAAGCAATGAAATCAGAGGAAGACAATGGAAGTCTAGATGGAGCTTCTGAACCGGGATTCTCATCGAAAGAGTTGGATGCTCCAGAGAAACttgagaaaaaggaagaaaattctgTTGATGAGGTGTTGGAGCCTGGCTGTGTACTTGTGGAGTTTAGAAGAGCAGAAGCTGCATGCATGGCTGCTCATTGTTTACATGGACGACTGTTTGATGACCGGATAGTGGCTGTGGAGTATGTTCCCGTTGATCTCTATCAGACAAAGTTTTCTAAACAAAAGTAA